From the genome of Blautia pseudococcoides, one region includes:
- the abc-f gene encoding ribosomal protection-like ABC-F family protein, whose translation MAKISVSGLTFSYDGSYDDVFCEASFILDTNWKLGLMGRNGKGKTTLLRLLMGQYAYRGSISSSVLFDYFPFQIREEEMGHDTIEVIEGIQPDYELWKICRELDLLRVEADILYRPYDTLSHGERTKVMLAVLFSRESYFLLIDEPTNHLDMETRELLCDYLKKKKGFILVSHDRWLLDSCIDHVLALERNQIEVEKGNFSSWWENKQKRDQYEISENEKLKQEIKKMEESARKASAWAEKAERSKIGFNPSVEHDRFLDTRAYIGEKARRMQQRRKNLERRQQTAIRDKEQLLKNLEQPVQLRLTPLTHHKETYVRAKEAAISYGSTQVIENFSMELKRGERILLQGKNGCGKSSVLKMILQDAGISVPGVENLCIRGRHELAAGLEISYINQDTSFLRGSLDAYMERESIDGSLLRAVLRKLDFERTQFEKNMEEYSEGQKKKVLIASSLLKPAHLYIWDEPLNYIDIFSRMQIENLILEYAPTMLLVEHDKDFGSRCATQVITI comes from the coding sequence ATGGCAAAAATAAGCGTATCAGGATTGACTTTTAGCTATGACGGAAGTTATGATGATGTATTTTGTGAGGCTTCCTTTATCTTGGATACCAATTGGAAATTAGGGCTTATGGGGCGGAACGGCAAAGGAAAGACCACACTGCTCAGACTGCTGATGGGACAGTATGCCTACAGGGGCAGTATCAGCAGTTCGGTTTTATTTGATTATTTTCCTTTTCAAATCAGGGAGGAGGAGATGGGACATGACACCATAGAGGTGATAGAAGGCATACAGCCTGATTATGAGCTGTGGAAAATCTGCCGGGAACTGGACCTGCTGCGTGTGGAGGCTGATATACTCTACCGCCCGTATGATACCCTGAGCCACGGGGAGCGCACGAAGGTCATGCTGGCTGTGCTTTTTTCCAGGGAGAGTTATTTCCTGCTTATTGATGAACCCACCAATCACCTGGATATGGAGACAAGGGAGCTTTTGTGTGATTATCTGAAAAAGAAAAAGGGATTTATACTGGTATCCCATGACAGGTGGCTGCTGGATTCCTGTATTGACCATGTGCTGGCACTGGAGAGAAACCAGATCGAGGTGGAAAAAGGAAATTTCAGTTCCTGGTGGGAGAATAAGCAGAAACGGGACCAGTATGAGATCTCTGAAAATGAGAAACTGAAACAGGAGATCAAGAAGATGGAGGAATCTGCCAGAAAAGCCTCTGCATGGGCAGAGAAGGCGGAGCGCTCGAAAATCGGATTCAATCCTTCGGTGGAGCATGACAGGTTTCTTGACACAAGGGCTTATATCGGAGAAAAAGCCAGACGTATGCAGCAGAGGAGAAAGAACCTGGAACGCAGGCAGCAGACGGCGATCAGGGATAAGGAACAGCTTTTGAAAAATCTGGAACAGCCGGTACAGCTCAGACTCACGCCCCTTACCCACCATAAGGAGACCTATGTCAGGGCAAAGGAGGCAGCCATCTCTTATGGCAGCACGCAGGTAATTGAAAATTTCAGCATGGAACTGAAACGCGGGGAGCGGATTTTACTGCAGGGAAAAAACGGATGCGGAAAATCCAGTGTCCTGAAAATGATTCTGCAGGATGCCGGAATCAGCGTTCCGGGTGTGGAGAACCTGTGCATCCGGGGACGGCACGAACTGGCGGCAGGGCTGGAAATCTCCTATATTAACCAGGATACCTCTTTCTTAAGGGGGAGCCTTGATGCGTATATGGAGCGGGAATCCATAGACGGCAGCCTGTTACGGGCTGTGCTTCGTAAGCTGGATTTTGAAAGGACACAGTTTGAAAAGAATATGGAAGAGTATTCAGAAGGCCAGAAAAAGAAAGTTCTCATAGCATCCAGCCTTCTGAAACCCGCCCATCTCTATATCTGGGACGAGCCATTGAACTATATTGATATATTCTCCAGAATGCAGATCGAGAATCTGATTCTGGAGTACGCGCCGACCATGCTGCTGGTGGAGCATGATAAGGACTTTGGGAGCCGCTGTGCCACCCAGGTAATTACGATTTAG
- a CDS encoding phosphotransferase family protein: MISMTKNTQSRETLLQMAQKAFPGETCTKIQELTEGYFNVAYLLLFDSGRESVLKIAPPKDARIMSYEKNIMYSEVTAMRLAAQKTDVPVAEILFFDDSLTLCSSPYFFMEKLEGNSLSSLGDSIPDSDKKKIRKDSGMLNRKINNITGESFGYICQPPMQDKNWYTVFCRMMEMAFSDAEAMSIDLKISVPLLKRFLENSRTVFEQVTVPCLVHWDLWDGNIFVKNSSITGLIDWERSLWADPLMEVGFRTYGQDPDFLSGYGRETLSSQEYLRALWYDIYLMVLVAQEYTYRQYETTQMYDWSTGILTDKFAELSQYYTRTSKS, from the coding sequence ATGATAAGTATGACGAAAAACACACAGTCCCGGGAAACCCTGCTGCAAATGGCACAGAAAGCCTTTCCCGGTGAGACCTGCACCAAAATCCAGGAACTGACCGAAGGTTATTTCAATGTGGCATACCTTCTGCTTTTTGACAGCGGCCGGGAAAGTGTCCTGAAAATTGCCCCTCCAAAAGATGCGCGCATTATGTCTTATGAAAAAAACATTATGTATAGCGAGGTAACCGCCATGAGGCTTGCTGCCCAAAAGACGGATGTGCCTGTGGCAGAGATCCTCTTTTTTGATGACAGTCTTACCCTTTGCAGTTCCCCCTACTTTTTTATGGAAAAGCTGGAGGGAAACAGCCTGTCCTCATTGGGAGACTCCATACCGGACTCTGACAAAAAGAAGATCCGGAAAGATTCCGGAATGCTGAACCGGAAAATAAACAACATCACCGGAGAATCCTTTGGCTATATCTGCCAGCCTCCTATGCAGGACAAGAACTGGTATACCGTATTTTGCCGTATGATGGAAATGGCATTTTCGGATGCAGAAGCCATGTCCATAGATTTAAAAATCTCTGTGCCTCTGTTGAAGCGCTTTCTTGAAAACAGCAGGACCGTGTTTGAACAGGTTACGGTTCCCTGTCTGGTGCACTGGGACTTATGGGACGGCAATATATTCGTAAAAAACAGCAGCATCACCGGCCTGATCGACTGGGAACGCAGCCTGTGGGCAGACCCTTTGATGGAAGTGGGGTTCCGCACCTACGGACAGGACCCTGATTTCCTCTCCGGTTACGGCAGGGAAACTTTATCTTCCCAAGAATATCTTCGGGCGCTCTGGTATGATATCTATCTGATGGTACTGGTTGCCCAGGAATACACTTACAGACAATATGAAACCACTCAAATGTATGACTGGTCCACCGGAATACTTACAGATAAATTTGCTGAATTAAGTCAGTATTATACCCGGACCTCTAAATCGTAA
- a CDS encoding MATE family efflux transporter, with the protein MTENRLGKQPLKSLLLTLCTQTTFSLILYSMYGLTDAFYVSRGVGGYASAAVGVFSPVTVLIGGITTTVGTGTGSVLSRKLGAKEQDKAADAVGCMFFLWIVCAGLITFVGLSLFEPLIRLLGAAGQILPYIRDYGKILLAGTLISTGFSGVMRANGDISYSTLQWSLPVLLNMVLDPIFIYVFHMGISGAALATLASQMVSMLTSLYYFFIRKKTPCRISIRHIRFHRALAGEIISVGLPSFLNNLGSSLIITVFNHMLRAAGGPMALGAYAILSRITSVLFTPFTGIMQGIQPIIGYNYGDRNYKRVRDTVRCAFQADFVYGLAITLFSLAGAGLVFRLFTSQEEIRMIGMQALRILSLSFCVKGFVQTAAAYFQSTGNARTAFLLSVGSICFIQLPVLLAAGFLGNITFLFTACVVSDLAAAAWAVRIYQKNKL; encoded by the coding sequence ATGACAGAAAACCGTTTGGGAAAACAGCCTCTGAAGAGTCTGCTGCTCACCCTGTGTACCCAGACCACATTTTCACTGATATTATACAGTATGTACGGCCTGACCGATGCCTTCTATGTATCCCGGGGTGTGGGGGGATACGCCAGCGCAGCCGTTGGGGTCTTCTCCCCTGTCACTGTCCTGATCGGGGGGATCACCACCACGGTCGGCACAGGGACCGGCTCTGTCCTTTCAAGAAAACTGGGAGCAAAAGAACAGGATAAAGCTGCCGATGCTGTTGGCTGCATGTTCTTCCTCTGGATCGTCTGCGCAGGACTGATCACCTTTGTGGGTTTAAGCCTGTTTGAGCCGCTTATAAGACTTTTGGGGGCTGCCGGGCAGATACTCCCCTACATACGGGATTACGGCAAGATTTTGCTGGCGGGAACTCTGATCAGCACAGGATTTTCCGGCGTCATGCGGGCAAACGGAGATATCTCCTACTCCACCCTGCAGTGGTCCCTTCCCGTCTTGCTGAATATGGTGCTGGACCCGATTTTTATCTATGTTTTCCACATGGGGATTTCCGGAGCTGCCCTGGCAACCCTGGCTTCCCAGATGGTTTCCATGCTTACCAGTCTGTATTATTTTTTCATCAGGAAGAAGACACCGTGCCGCATTTCCATACGCCACATCCGTTTTCACAGAGCCCTTGCAGGGGAGATCATCTCTGTGGGCCTGCCTTCCTTTTTGAATAATCTGGGCAGCAGCCTGATCATCACGGTATTTAACCACATGCTGCGTGCAGCAGGCGGCCCTATGGCACTTGGAGCCTACGCTATTCTAAGCCGTATCACTTCTGTCCTCTTCACGCCATTTACGGGCATCATGCAGGGGATACAGCCTATCATCGGCTATAATTACGGGGACAGAAACTATAAAAGAGTACGGGACACTGTCCGCTGTGCTTTTCAGGCAGACTTTGTCTATGGCCTTGCCATCACACTTTTCTCCCTTGCCGGGGCAGGCCTGGTCTTCCGCCTTTTTACCAGCCAGGAAGAGATCCGTATGATTGGAATGCAGGCCCTCCGAATCCTAAGTCTTTCCTTCTGCGTAAAAGGCTTTGTCCAGACTGCTGCTGCATATTTCCAGTCCACCGGAAATGCACGGACGGCGTTTCTGCTCTCTGTTGGAAGCATTTGTTTTATCCAGCTCCCCGTCCTGCTGGCGGCAGGCTTTCTGGGAAATATAACCTTTCTCTTTACTGCCTGTGTCGTAAGCGACCTTGCGGCCGCTGCCTGGGCGGTCCGGATATACCAAAAAAATAAATTGTGA
- a CDS encoding ATP-binding cassette domain-containing protein — protein MNYIKITDAYEGCLKNISLEIPKNKLVVFTGLSGSGKSTLLIDVLFHECQRQYLEAMALQGIRKPKVGRIQGASPAIVILQTAMNRNPRSTVGTMTDVYTDLRMIYEKLGVRTCPHCGEVISSADCKEETEKIGNDFYVYMYCSRCGRRMDKITRTYFSFNTREGACPACEGLGRVHTIKKEQVVDETLSLEEGAVCYFEKQYGKYQFSVLQKAFAYYGLKQDITLPVQQFSREQKAILYEGADSSAVKAFFPDRKPPKSVSLGRFEGVYPILRRRLAEKNGDTKQLGDYFDVVECPECKGERLGELSRKVTVHGIRLPEISRFSLEKLYTWIQELGDSLTNQEKELVEDYLTDIETKLGRFIKAGLGYLSLDRQIITLSGGEMQRLRLAAALDSELSGIIYILDEPTAGLHPKDTKGLMDILERLRDMGNTVLVIEHDVDVLSGADYVIDMGPGAGKYGGEVIAAGTMSDLMRQSASVTGRYLQAPQPGRTKYRVPDGAIHIENADTYNLKHVSVDIPTGCIVSVTGPSGSGKSTLIFEVLAKGNPDGTHNRVSGLDRFEQIAEIDQSAAARMKRSNVATFSEVYTEIRTVFARTEEAKSAGFSAKYFSFNTSGGRCENCEGLGYVENNMLFFADTEVICPVCNGNRFNREVLDVTYRGYSIKDILDLSVEEACEVFLGHKKITGILALLQDVGLGYLQLGQPLTTLSGGEGQRLKLAKELIGNRGQKQCLYLMDEPTTGLHPKDIEHFLALLDRLADAGNTVVVVEHNQQVIRNSDWVIDLGPEGGDKGGIVIFEGTPEKMKACGTGITAEYL, from the coding sequence ATGAACTATATTAAAATCACAGACGCTTATGAGGGATGTCTGAAAAATATTTCCCTGGAAATACCGAAAAATAAACTGGTGGTCTTCACCGGGTTATCAGGTTCCGGGAAGTCCACACTGTTAATTGACGTCCTGTTTCATGAGTGCCAAAGGCAGTACTTGGAAGCCATGGCTTTACAAGGGATCCGCAAACCGAAGGTGGGACGGATACAGGGGGCCTCCCCCGCCATAGTAATCCTACAAACCGCCATGAACCGCAATCCCCGCTCCACAGTGGGAACCATGACGGATGTTTACACAGACCTGCGGATGATTTATGAAAAGCTGGGTGTGAGAACCTGTCCCCACTGCGGCGAGGTGATCTCATCCGCTGACTGTAAGGAGGAAACAGAGAAAATAGGAAACGATTTTTATGTCTATATGTACTGCAGCCGGTGCGGCAGGCGAATGGATAAAATCACACGCACCTATTTTTCTTTTAATACCAGGGAAGGCGCATGTCCCGCCTGTGAAGGGCTTGGCAGAGTACATACCATAAAAAAAGAGCAGGTAGTAGATGAAACGTTGTCTCTGGAGGAAGGGGCTGTGTGTTACTTTGAGAAACAGTATGGAAAATACCAGTTTTCTGTACTTCAAAAAGCATTTGCCTACTATGGACTAAAACAGGATATCACTTTGCCGGTACAGCAGTTTAGCAGAGAGCAGAAAGCGATTTTATATGAAGGGGCAGACAGCAGTGCGGTAAAAGCGTTTTTCCCTGATCGTAAGCCGCCCAAAAGTGTTTCTCTGGGCAGATTTGAAGGCGTATACCCCATATTGCGGAGGCGTCTTGCAGAGAAAAACGGGGATACAAAGCAGCTGGGAGATTATTTTGATGTGGTGGAATGTCCCGAATGTAAAGGGGAACGGCTGGGGGAACTGAGCCGGAAGGTAACCGTGCATGGGATTCGTCTCCCGGAGATATCCCGGTTTTCTCTTGAAAAATTATACACATGGATACAGGAGCTGGGGGATTCCCTTACAAATCAGGAAAAAGAATTGGTGGAGGATTATCTGACGGATATAGAGACAAAACTTGGCCGTTTTATAAAGGCGGGACTTGGATATCTCTCCCTGGACCGCCAGATCATCACTCTGTCCGGAGGGGAGATGCAGCGGCTGCGTCTGGCAGCAGCCCTGGATTCTGAACTCTCCGGGATCATATATATCCTGGATGAGCCCACAGCAGGACTTCACCCAAAAGATACAAAAGGGCTGATGGATATTCTGGAAAGACTCCGTGACATGGGAAATACAGTGCTTGTCATTGAACATGATGTGGATGTTTTGTCAGGCGCGGACTACGTCATTGATATGGGACCAGGTGCGGGAAAATATGGCGGTGAGGTGATCGCAGCAGGAACCATGTCTGACCTTATGCGGCAGAGCGCCTCTGTGACAGGAAGATACCTTCAGGCGCCTCAGCCGGGCAGGACGAAATACAGAGTTCCTGACGGGGCAATACACATTGAAAATGCAGATACCTATAATTTAAAGCATGTATCCGTGGATATCCCCACAGGCTGTATTGTCTCGGTCACCGGACCTTCGGGTTCCGGAAAATCAACGCTTATTTTTGAGGTGCTGGCAAAGGGAAATCCGGATGGGACGCATAACCGGGTTTCGGGACTTGACAGATTTGAGCAGATTGCAGAGATAGACCAGTCAGCAGCTGCCAGGATGAAACGGTCCAACGTGGCTACATTTTCAGAAGTCTATACGGAGATCCGGACAGTATTTGCCAGGACAGAGGAGGCAAAAAGCGCCGGCTTTTCGGCAAAATATTTTTCTTTCAACACATCCGGCGGCAGATGTGAAAACTGTGAAGGGCTTGGGTATGTGGAGAATAATATGCTGTTTTTTGCTGATACAGAAGTCATATGCCCGGTCTGTAACGGAAACCGTTTTAACAGGGAAGTGCTGGATGTGACGTACAGAGGGTATTCTATCAAAGATATTCTGGATCTGTCCGTGGAGGAGGCCTGCGAAGTTTTTCTGGGCCATAAAAAGATCACGGGAATCTTGGCTCTATTGCAGGATGTGGGACTTGGCTATCTGCAGCTTGGCCAGCCTTTGACTACCTTATCCGGCGGTGAAGGACAACGGCTGAAGCTTGCAAAGGAATTGATCGGGAACCGCGGCCAAAAACAGTGCCTGTATCTCATGGATGAACCTACTACAGGCCTGCATCCAAAGGATATTGAGCATTTTCTGGCACTGCTTGACCGGCTGGCTGATGCGGGAAATACCGTGGTTGTGGTTGAACATAACCAGCAGGTGATCAGAAACAGTGACTGGGTGATCGACCTTGGCCCCGAGGGAGGGGATAAGGGAGGCATTGTCATTTTTGAGGGAACCCCGGAAAAGATGAAAGCATGCGGCACAGGCATTACCGCGGAATACCTGTAA
- a CDS encoding LysR family transcriptional regulator: MMTLRHLYIFKAVTETKNFTKAAQRLYITQSAVSHAVRELEEYARTPLFDRLSKRVQLTRSGELLLDEILPVLAACECLDSRIKNLEEQAPIHLVSSITIAIHWLPKILADFKRQWPGVAVQVEVVSAANALETLRKGKADFALLEGSVPQGPFSHASFDRYSLQIVCSPQYPCACTSMDMESFCSENLLLRETGSAIRDVLDSTLLLSGHSIRPLWVSVNSPALIEAAKAGLGIAVLPHILIKNDLKNGSLISLDVKGLSLENELFAVWHKDKYLPAPQKALLSCIIPADTHDALGEVSLDSL; encoded by the coding sequence ATGATGACCCTGCGCCATCTCTATATATTCAAGGCGGTAACAGAGACAAAGAATTTCACAAAAGCTGCCCAGAGATTATACATCACCCAGTCCGCGGTCTCCCATGCGGTAAGAGAGCTGGAGGAATATGCCCGGACTCCGCTGTTTGACAGACTCTCCAAACGGGTCCAGCTCACCAGAAGCGGGGAACTTCTCCTGGATGAGATCCTGCCCGTGCTGGCTGCCTGTGAATGCCTGGACAGCCGCATAAAAAATCTGGAAGAACAGGCCCCCATCCATCTGGTATCCAGCATCACCATAGCGATCCACTGGCTTCCAAAAATACTGGCGGATTTCAAAAGGCAGTGGCCCGGGGTGGCCGTTCAGGTGGAAGTAGTAAGCGCTGCCAATGCACTGGAAACGCTACGAAAGGGAAAAGCCGATTTCGCTCTGTTGGAGGGTTCCGTTCCTCAGGGGCCTTTTTCCCATGCCTCCTTTGACAGATATTCTCTGCAGATAGTCTGTTCCCCCCAATATCCCTGCGCTTGTACTTCTATGGATATGGAATCTTTCTGTTCAGAAAATCTGCTGCTGCGTGAAACGGGAAGTGCTATCCGCGATGTACTGGACAGCACGCTTCTGTTATCCGGCCACAGCATACGCCCGCTGTGGGTCAGCGTCAATTCCCCAGCCCTGATCGAAGCGGCAAAAGCAGGGCTGGGAATAGCCGTTCTTCCCCACATTCTGATCAAAAATGATCTAAAGAACGGCTCCCTTATCTCCCTGGATGTGAAAGGCCTTTCCCTGGAAAATGAACTTTTTGCTGTGTGGCATAAGGATAAATATCTGCCCGCGCCGCAGAAAGCCCTGCTGTCCTGTATCATACCTGCTGATACGCACGATGCTCTTGGGGAAGTTTCACTTGACAGTTTGTAA
- a CDS encoding chromate transporter, with the protein MREKIKLCLWLAYINLFISAFTFGGGYVVVPMIRKYFVQKRKLFDEEELIRMAAIAQSTPGAIAVNMASLAGYRAAGMAGLVISGICSVIPPLVILAVVSKWYAVVAANTIIAAVLKGMQAGVAALIVDFVVDMTRAVLGERSLFLSTMTVAVFVISFLTDTNIAMILLVCCGLCAGRVWFRKRGEIYG; encoded by the coding sequence ATGAGAGAAAAAATAAAGCTTTGCCTGTGGCTGGCGTATATCAATCTGTTTATCAGTGCATTTACATTTGGCGGCGGTTATGTGGTGGTACCCATGATACGGAAGTATTTTGTACAGAAAAGAAAGCTCTTTGATGAGGAGGAACTGATCCGCATGGCAGCCATTGCCCAGTCCACCCCTGGGGCCATTGCTGTCAATATGGCATCCCTGGCAGGATATCGGGCAGCGGGAATGGCCGGGCTTGTAATCAGCGGCATCTGTTCTGTCATCCCGCCTCTGGTCATTCTGGCAGTTGTTTCAAAATGGTATGCCGTGGTGGCTGCCAATACCATCATAGCTGCTGTGCTCAAAGGGATGCAGGCAGGTGTTGCGGCCCTGATCGTGGATTTTGTGGTGGATATGACCCGTGCCGTACTGGGGGAGCGCTCCCTTTTTCTAAGTACCATGACGGTTGCTGTGTTTGTCATTAGTTTTTTGACGGATACCAACATTGCGATGATACTGTTGGTGTGCTGCGGCCTTTGCGCCGGACGTGTGTGGTTTAGAAAGAGAGGTGAGATATATGGGTAA
- a CDS encoding chromate transporter — protein MGKLIRLAVTFFQIGLLSIGGGYAIIPMIQEQVVERFSWVSQKTFTDIITISQMTPGPLAVNTSTFIGIQIAGIPGAVLATFGCVISGISISAFLYRLFQRFQKSEYIMELLSGLKAASLGLIISAAVTILLLSFTGTSVISEIRTADWTAAAIFLCSLFVLRKWKLNPIAVMIGTGIVGLCVSMI, from the coding sequence ATGGGTAAGCTTATCCGGCTTGCAGTGACCTTTTTCCAGATAGGGCTGTTAAGTATCGGGGGAGGGTATGCCATTATCCCTATGATCCAGGAGCAGGTGGTGGAGCGGTTTTCATGGGTATCCCAGAAGACCTTTACGGATATTATCACCATATCGCAGATGACACCCGGGCCTCTGGCTGTGAATACTTCCACTTTTATCGGCATACAGATTGCAGGGATACCGGGAGCGGTACTGGCAACATTCGGATGCGTCATATCCGGCATCAGTATTTCTGCTTTTTTGTACAGGCTGTTTCAGCGTTTTCAGAAGTCGGAGTATATCATGGAACTATTGAGCGGCCTGAAGGCAGCCTCTCTTGGCCTGATCATATCTGCTGCCGTGACGATCCTTCTTTTGTCTTTTACAGGTACCTCTGTGATATCTGAGATCAGAACAGCAGACTGGACAGCAGCGGCAATTTTTTTGTGTTCTCTGTTCGTATTGAGAAAATGGAAATTAAATCCTATCGCAGTAATGATCGGCACAGGGATTG